CAACAATAGTACCGCCGCCCGTAGATAAAATAATACCTTGGCGCTCTACTAGCTCTTTGACAACCTCGCGCTCACGTTTACGAAAGCCTTCTTCACCTTCGACATCAAAAATCCAAGGAATATCTACTCCAGTACGTTTTTCTATCTCGTGATCGGTATCAAGAAACAATAACCCAAGCTCTTTGGATAAAAGTTTACCAATACTTGTTTTGCCGGCCCCCATTGGCCCAATCAAAAAAATGTTATTCACTTTTTTCATAATTATTTTACACAGATTTTGTTTATTTTTATGCGGAAGATGACAAAAAAACGCTCTACTTGGTTTAAAAAATCTCCACGAACCCGAAAAAGCGATCACTAATAATACCTTCCAACCAGGTCTTTTGGCAAGTTATTCTTAGCTTTTCTCTTAATCTTCAGGTGGCA
This portion of the Gammaproteobacteria bacterium genome encodes:
- the aroK gene encoding shikimate kinase AroK (type I enzyme similar to type II but differentially regulated; major shikimate kinase in fully repressed cells; catalyzes the formation of shikimate 3-phosphate from shikimate in aromatic amino acid biosynthesis), whose protein sequence is MKKVNNIFLIGPMGAGKTSIGKLLSKELGLLFLDTDHEIEKRTGVDIPWIFDVEGEEGFRKREREVVKELVERQGIILSTGGGTIV